A portion of the Flavobacterium magnum genome contains these proteins:
- a CDS encoding MBOAT family O-acyltransferase has product MLFNSLGFAIFLPIVFILYWFVTNKSLRLQNFMLVVASYFFYCCWDWRFGFLLAFSTLLDFYSGLAIERSDTKARKKMWLVLSVTINLGFLCFFKYYNFFIESFSDFIGNFGLHPHFSTLSIILPVGISFYTFHGLSYVFDIYNGKAKPTTNLVNYALFVSFFPLLVAGPIERATHLLPQFFTRREMTYHRMVDGSFQILWGLFKKVVIADNAAQLVDIIFHKEGGSASVFALGPILFAFQVYGDFSGYSDIALGTAKLFGIDLMTNFRYPYFSRDIAEFWRRWHISLSTWFRDYLYIPLGGNKDGLWIKIRNTMIIFTVSGFWHGSSWNYIFWGVLNGLYVVPLILRNSHRKNMEIIAAHSALPSFRDAMGVIITFSLTCFGFIIFRTESMHHAFAYMGHLLHPSILSIPKLSSGQNTTMLIVLVMVSILFITEWFYRRKEYAFQDIYKSSLWKQSAIIFVLVLLIFFFGGKQADFIYFQF; this is encoded by the coding sequence CAAAAGTCTGAGGCTGCAAAATTTTATGCTTGTCGTGGCCAGCTATTTTTTTTACTGCTGCTGGGACTGGCGCTTCGGATTCCTGCTTGCGTTCTCTACGCTGCTCGACTTTTACTCCGGGCTTGCCATCGAACGCAGCGACACCAAGGCCCGAAAGAAGATGTGGCTGGTCCTCAGCGTCACGATCAACCTCGGATTCCTGTGTTTTTTCAAATACTACAATTTTTTCATAGAATCGTTCAGCGATTTTATCGGGAATTTCGGGCTGCACCCGCATTTCAGTACGCTGAGCATCATACTCCCGGTCGGAATCTCGTTTTACACCTTCCACGGACTCTCTTACGTCTTTGACATTTACAACGGCAAGGCAAAGCCCACGACCAACCTCGTCAACTATGCGCTGTTCGTCAGTTTTTTCCCGTTGCTTGTCGCCGGACCCATCGAACGCGCCACGCACCTGCTGCCGCAATTTTTCACAAGGCGTGAAATGACCTACCACCGTATGGTGGACGGAAGTTTCCAAATCCTGTGGGGACTGTTCAAGAAGGTCGTGATTGCCGATAACGCCGCGCAGCTGGTAGACATCATCTTTCATAAGGAAGGCGGCTCAGCCAGTGTATTTGCTCTGGGCCCGATCCTTTTTGCATTCCAGGTTTACGGCGACTTTTCGGGCTATTCCGATATTGCGCTGGGAACCGCCAAATTGTTCGGCATTGACCTGATGACGAATTTCCGCTACCCTTATTTCTCGAGGGATATCGCCGAATTCTGGAGAAGGTGGCACATCTCGCTTTCCACCTGGTTCCGGGATTACCTTTACATTCCGCTGGGCGGCAATAAGGACGGCCTCTGGATCAAGATCCGGAACACCATGATCATTTTTACCGTAAGCGGTTTCTGGCATGGCTCAAGCTGGAATTATATTTTCTGGGGTGTGCTGAACGGACTCTACGTCGTACCGCTCATCCTGCGCAACAGCCACCGTAAAAATATGGAAATCATTGCGGCACACAGCGCCTTACCGTCGTTCAGGGATGCCATGGGCGTCATTATCACGTTCTCTCTGACCTGCTTCGGGTTTATCATCTTCCGCACCGAATCGATGCACCACGCTTTTGCCTATATGGGGCACCTGCTGCACCCGTCAATTCTCTCAATCCCTAAACTGTCCAGCGGCCAGAACACGACCATGCTGATCGTATTGGTGATGGTATCGATCTTATTCATCACCGAATGGTTTTACCGCAGGAAAGAGTACGCGTTCCAGGACATTTACAAAAGCAGCCTGTGGAAGCAGTCTGCGATCATTTTTGTTTTAGTGCTGCTGATTTTCTTCTTTGGCGGAAAGCAGGCAGATTTTATTTATTTCCAATTTTAA